In Ruminiclostridium papyrosolvens DSM 2782, the following proteins share a genomic window:
- a CDS encoding acyl-CoA thioesterase — MLYIDVPLTVRYAETDRMGIVHHSNYPVWFEVGRTEFIKQCGISYSRVESKGIMLPLLEVHCKFISSSTYEDKIIVRTSIKSFSKTRLNFKYEVFKSDNMDNPITRGETSHVWTTCDLKPINLQKHYPELYEIIEKSARDV, encoded by the coding sequence ATGCTATATATAGATGTACCGTTAACAGTCAGGTATGCTGAAACAGATAGAATGGGCATTGTTCACCATTCAAATTATCCGGTGTGGTTTGAAGTGGGTAGAACAGAATTTATCAAACAATGCGGAATATCTTATTCGCGTGTGGAATCAAAGGGCATAATGCTGCCTCTTTTGGAGGTGCATTGTAAATTTATCAGCTCATCTACATATGAGGATAAAATAATAGTCAGGACAAGTATCAAAAGTTTTTCAAAAACCCGACTGAATTTTAAATATGAGGTATTTAAATCGGATAATATGGATAATCCTATTACAAGGGGAGAAACTTCTCATGTTTGGACTACCTGCGATTTAAAGCCTATAAATCTGCAAAAACATTATCCCGAGCTTTATGAAATTATTGAAAAATCAGCAAGGGATGTTTAA